In Callospermophilus lateralis isolate mCalLat2 chromosome 19, mCalLat2.hap1, whole genome shotgun sequence, the following are encoded in one genomic region:
- the C1qtnf8 gene encoding LOW QUALITY PROTEIN: complement C1q tumor necrosis factor-related protein 8 (The sequence of the model RefSeq protein was modified relative to this genomic sequence to represent the inferred CDS: inserted 1 base in 1 codon) → MAAPALMVLVLVLPAGAWPSLGLSRRPCVHCCRPPWHPAAAPGPHTPLSEQAPWVGLSHVRPTIDISILKGEKGEAGTRGHAGRSGKEGPQGSRGLQGHKGQKGQMGFPGAPCQHAHVAFSVGWHEGLHSVEDFQAVPFDMELVNLDSTFDLATGRXPGIYFLSLQVHTWNFKEAYLHILLDQRPMAVLYAQPSERSLMQAQSLLLLLAASSTVWVRMFHRDQDNAIHGEPGDLYITFSGHLVKPASEL, encoded by the exons ATGGCAGCCCCTGCCCTCATGGTCCTGGTGCTGGTGCTGCCTGCAGGGGCCTGGCCTAGCCTGGGCCTGTCCAGGAGGCCCTGTGTGCACTGCTGCCGTCCACCATGGCACCCTGCTGCCGCCCCTGGCCCACACACCCCTTTGAGTGAACAGGCCCCGTGGGTGGGGCTGTCCCATGTGCGGCCCACCATTGACATCTCTATCCTCAAAG GAGAGAAGGGTGAGGCAGGGACCAGAGGTCACGCAGGAAGGAGCGGGAAGGAGGGTCCCCAGGGCTCCCGCGGCCTGCAGGGCCACAAAGgccagaaggggcagatggggtttCCGGGTGCCCCGTGCCAGCATGCCCACGTGGCCTTCTCTGTGGGTTGGCATGAGGGACTGCACAGCGTGGAGGACTTCCAAGCGGTGCCCTTTGATATGGAGCTGGTCAACCTGGACAGCACCTTCGACCTGGCCACGGGCA TGCCAGGCATCTACTTCCTGAGCCTGCAAGTACACACCTGGAACTTCAAGGAGGCCTACCTGCACATCTTGCTGGACCAGCGGCCCATGGCCGTGCTGTATGCACAACCCAGTGAGCGCAGCCTCATGCAGGCCCAgagcctgctgctgctgctggcggCCAGCAGCACCGTCTGGGTGCGCATGTTCCACCGTGACCAGGACAACGCCATCCATGGAGAGCCCGGGGACCTCTATATCACCTTCAGTGGCCACCTGGTCAAGCCGGCTAGTGAGCTCTAG